The following are encoded together in the Actinobacillus lignieresii genome:
- a CDS encoding DUF6890 family protein — MHYLPFADNSETNLARALWLHKNYFDNLANATTNGISQALGS, encoded by the coding sequence ATGCATTATCTACCCTTCGCTGATAACAGCGAGACAAATTTAGCGCGTGCGCTCTGGTTACATAAAAATTATTTCGATAATTTAGCCAACGCCACCACAAATGGAATTAGCCAAGCCCTAGGAAGTTAA
- a CDS encoding putative phage tail assembly chaperone, which produces MAEAKNILEQLGITTKNSVTVTLNGKVELTFVRDDAAYDAFLNEFREDNKLTPAKDYLQAIVAPDDRETLLTLLPYSDIAMSLLKEVNTAFKPKFELKLKN; this is translated from the coding sequence ATGGCAGAAGCAAAAAACATTTTAGAGCAATTAGGCATCACGACTAAAAATAGCGTGACAGTCACATTAAACGGCAAAGTGGAATTAACATTCGTGCGTGATGATGCTGCTTATGACGCATTCTTAAATGAATTCCGTGAAGACAACAAACTCACACCGGCGAAAGATTATTTGCAGGCGATTGTTGCACCAGATGACCGTGAGACGTTACTCACGCTCTTACCGTACAGCGATATTGCAATGTCGTTACTGAAAGAAGTGAATACGGCATTCAAACCCAAATTTGAGCTAAAACTAAAAAACTAG
- a CDS encoding lysozyme has protein sequence MKKSIVFLALSASGLALIKSFEGRKLKAYRDVKGVPTIGYGHTLNVKMGQEITAEQAEELLKQDVKHFEDGMNQLLSEIGVQVTQNQFDALVSLAFNIGMRAFAKSTLAKLLYTMHQDDQTSIYAVADQFLRWKYSGGKEYTGLLERRKKERMHFLLA, from the coding sequence ATGAAGAAAAGTATTGTGTTCTTGGCGCTCAGCGCAAGCGGTTTAGCACTGATTAAATCGTTCGAAGGTCGCAAGTTAAAAGCTTACCGTGACGTAAAAGGCGTGCCGACCATTGGCTACGGCCATACGTTAAACGTGAAGATGGGGCAAGAGATTACCGCCGAACAAGCAGAAGAATTGCTCAAGCAAGATGTAAAACATTTCGAAGACGGCATGAATCAATTGCTTAGCGAAATAGGCGTGCAAGTCACGCAAAATCAATTTGACGCATTAGTCAGCCTCGCATTCAACATTGGTATGCGTGCGTTTGCAAAATCAACATTAGCCAAACTGCTCTACACAATGCACCAAGACGATCAAACGTCTATTTATGCCGTGGCAGATCAGTTCTTACGCTGGAAATATTCTGGTGGCAAAGAATATACGGGCTTATTGGAGCGCCGCAAAAAAGAGCGTATGCATTTCTTGCTCGCATAG
- a CDS encoding phage protein: protein MSRERISGMSFDFYIGLIPFHAESVSLSITDNTAAAQTRGIPDGYVLGDVAAEGEIELDERNFKKISVAASAAGSYRDIPCFDMTFFANRGGVRTKVEAFDCKLVVTDLINIDPKGGSKSTKKVKYFVTSPDFVSIDGVPYLSKEDTRDLIG from the coding sequence ATGAGTAGAGAACGTATTAGCGGTATGAGCTTCGATTTCTATATCGGCTTGATTCCGTTTCACGCAGAAAGCGTGAGCTTAAGTATTACTGACAACACCGCAGCCGCACAAACGCGCGGTATTCCGGACGGCTACGTTCTGGGCGATGTGGCAGCGGAAGGCGAAATTGAACTCGATGAACGCAACTTCAAGAAAATCAGTGTTGCCGCATCGGCTGCGGGTTCATATCGTGATATTCCGTGTTTCGATATGACGTTCTTCGCAAATCGTGGGGGCGTGCGCACAAAAGTTGAAGCGTTTGATTGCAAGTTAGTCGTAACAGACTTAATCAATATTGACCCGAAAGGCGGTTCAAAATCGACTAAGAAAGTTAAGTATTTTGTAACAAGCCCAGACTTCGTCAGCATTGACGGCGTGCCGTATCTCAGCAAAGAAGATACTCGCGATCTTATCGGATAA
- a CDS encoding DUF2586 domain-containing protein has translation MTYPYVQINTLNQQSGATKTVERTALFVGVGTKNLNQVTAVTADTDFDLLFGTADTVLKKQVRAAMQNAGQNWFAYVYQMAEEGYSFTQAVKDANLSASYEYAVNTNTLGVDKAAINALQALYAELLATYGRRQFFIQALDGISAEEENGETWAQYVARLTELQKGIVADHVMLVPNLFSQDAGALAGRLADRSVTVADSPCRVKTGAMKGLDAVKPKDKDGAELDVATLKALEIARYSTAMWYPDYDGLYWSDGRTLDAEGGDFQVIENVRIADKAARTVRIRAIAKIGDRSLNSSSGSIEVHKTYFAGVLREMSKSTSINGVDFPGECYAPQDGDIEITWMNKNEVVIYIIVRPLECPKGITVDIALDLTTLGASNE, from the coding sequence ATGACTTACCCTTATGTACAGATTAACACCTTAAATCAGCAAAGCGGCGCAACCAAAACCGTTGAACGCACAGCGCTTTTTGTGGGTGTGGGGACGAAAAATCTAAACCAAGTGACAGCGGTAACCGCTGATACAGACTTTGATTTGCTATTCGGCACAGCAGATACCGTACTGAAAAAACAAGTACGTGCAGCAATGCAAAACGCAGGTCAGAACTGGTTTGCGTATGTGTATCAAATGGCAGAAGAAGGCTACAGCTTCACGCAAGCGGTTAAAGACGCAAATCTTTCTGCAAGCTACGAATATGCAGTAAACACAAACACGCTCGGCGTAGATAAAGCGGCAATTAATGCATTGCAAGCGCTTTACGCGGAATTGCTGGCAACTTATGGTCGCCGTCAATTCTTTATCCAGGCGTTAGACGGTATCAGTGCCGAAGAAGAAAACGGCGAAACGTGGGCGCAGTACGTAGCGCGTTTAACAGAATTACAGAAAGGCATTGTCGCCGACCACGTGATGTTAGTGCCGAATCTATTTAGCCAAGACGCAGGCGCATTAGCAGGTCGTTTAGCTGATCGTAGCGTGACCGTAGCTGATAGCCCGTGCCGTGTGAAAACAGGCGCAATGAAAGGCTTAGATGCGGTAAAACCGAAAGACAAAGACGGCGCAGAATTAGATGTCGCAACGCTGAAAGCGTTAGAAATTGCGCGCTACTCTACAGCAATGTGGTATCCCGATTATGACGGACTGTACTGGTCCGATGGTCGCACACTCGATGCCGAGGGCGGTGATTTCCAAGTGATTGAAAATGTGCGTATTGCAGACAAGGCAGCACGTACCGTCCGCATCCGTGCGATCGCAAAAATCGGCGACCGCTCATTAAATTCAAGTAGCGGTAGCATCGAGGTGCATAAAACGTACTTCGCAGGCGTATTGCGTGAGATGTCGAAATCGACCTCTATTAACGGCGTTGATTTCCCGGGCGAATGTTACGCACCGCAAGACGGCGATATTGAAATCACGTGGATGAATAAAAATGAAGTGGTGATCTACATCATTGTGCGTCCGTTAGAGTGCCCGAAAGGGATTACCGTCGATATCGCATTAGACTTAACAACATTAGGAGCAAGCAATGAGTAG
- a CDS encoding phage virion morphogenesis protein translates to MITITANQKSLNALRNDLRVLALPSDIKKQIIQRTAWAIKNDALKNVRRQQSPDGKSWEKRKVGTGKMLLHRARYLNSKLDGDAKGLLYYKLQRTAEISAIHQYGLEDTVSQNQNDKNKVEADKNDPVTPQQVTRLLALGYQIRKRGKYRNATASEIKRSLSMAQAGLIIRVLKKKLSSATNSGKGLKIKMPERPFLDTNEQRNGNRMREQIEKVLTENGIRFK, encoded by the coding sequence TTGATCACGATTACAGCTAATCAGAAATCGCTTAACGCTCTCCGCAACGATTTGCGAGTGTTAGCGCTGCCAAGCGATATAAAAAAACAGATTATCCAGCGCACCGCATGGGCGATAAAAAACGATGCATTGAAAAATGTGCGCCGACAACAATCGCCCGATGGAAAGTCGTGGGAAAAACGTAAGGTCGGTACAGGCAAAATGCTACTGCATCGTGCCCGCTATCTAAATTCAAAACTTGATGGCGATGCGAAAGGGCTACTCTACTACAAGCTACAGCGCACGGCAGAAATATCCGCTATCCATCAGTACGGCTTAGAAGACACCGTTAGTCAGAACCAAAACGACAAAAACAAAGTCGAGGCTGATAAAAACGACCCCGTAACACCTCAGCAAGTCACGAGATTGCTTGCTTTGGGGTATCAAATTCGCAAGCGTGGCAAATACAGAAATGCAACAGCGAGCGAAATTAAGCGCTCACTATCTATGGCGCAAGCGGGTTTAATTATCCGTGTACTGAAAAAGAAATTAAGCTCCGCTACAAACAGCGGCAAAGGTTTAAAAATTAAGATGCCCGAGCGTCCATTTTTGGACACTAACGAGCAACGAAACGGCAACCGAATGCGAGAGCAAATTGAAAAAGTGCTAACAGAAAACGGCATCCGTTTCAAATAG
- a CDS encoding phage tail protein has product MKQMKYQQLTDFLLTKLPQSYQAHFSSWIAEGELLDEGRDITENGIELFHLPYSAIFYFDELPFREISALELMSWFNIWLKEHDCERDDLALSDPKFEIDMLDDNTAIIIFKVDFYERIEAVKDSNGALSLDGENYRLDQVEIVTATHITEKVVTQFDHDYS; this is encoded by the coding sequence ATGAAGCAAATGAAATATCAACAGCTTACCGATTTTTTATTAACGAAGCTCCCCCAGTCATATCAGGCGCATTTTTCTTCGTGGATAGCAGAAGGCGAGCTTTTAGACGAAGGGCGAGATATTACAGAAAACGGCATTGAATTATTTCATTTGCCGTATTCAGCAATTTTCTACTTTGATGAATTGCCATTCCGTGAAATCTCAGCGCTTGAGCTGATGAGCTGGTTCAATATCTGGCTAAAAGAGCACGATTGCGAACGAGACGATTTAGCGCTTTCAGACCCTAAATTTGAAATTGATATGCTCGATGACAACACAGCGATCATCATTTTTAAAGTGGATTTCTATGAGCGCATTGAAGCAGTGAAAGACAGTAACGGTGCATTAAGCTTAGACGGTGAAAACTATCGACTTGATCAAGTCGAAATCGTCACAGCAACGCACATTACTGAAAAAGTGGTAACACAGTTTGATCACGATTACAGCTAA
- a CDS encoding head completion/stabilization protein, which translates to MLNGRTTDYSNETIENDGFWGSIVIADFQRQRAIPLQIPLDLIRTVLVGAMQNLTLDLAEVEQRYRAEGFTYASEIPGTKINGENAVQTLYKKAVFARAKHDLLPEFATMSARDLHEKRDVIEEQKQLLTESVHAVRTLKGKKRGTVWMI; encoded by the coding sequence ATGCTTAATGGGCGCACAACAGACTACAGCAATGAAACGATTGAGAACGATGGTTTCTGGGGAAGTATCGTAATTGCTGACTTTCAGCGTCAGCGGGCGATTCCGCTGCAAATCCCGCTGGACTTAATCCGCACCGTTTTAGTCGGTGCAATGCAAAACTTAACGCTTGATCTTGCGGAAGTTGAGCAACGCTACCGTGCTGAGGGATTTACCTACGCAAGTGAAATCCCAGGCACAAAAATTAATGGCGAAAACGCCGTACAAACGCTTTACAAAAAAGCCGTTTTTGCCCGAGCAAAGCACGATTTATTACCCGAATTCGCCACCATGTCCGCCCGTGATTTACACGAAAAGCGGGATGTCATCGAAGAACAAAAGCAACTACTAACCGAATCAGTACACGCCGTGCGCACGCTAAAAGGTAAAAAAAGAGGTACGGTATGGATGATTTAG
- the gpM gene encoding phage terminase small subunit, which translates to MGLIDQQNRMKALSALEAEQVTLTASAQQADVNNHEYSILEISLNNEINKIRSMPSLELRSQYKRDYFLPKWLPYAHDYFKQGVKYQNDVVGYCIIYLFDVGDFTQALELANRAIADGQKLPFHVKRTIPAFVADEIYNWTEHTIRMGESVQPFFNQVFQNVAMSWQLMEIISAKWFKLAATLLILSNKKAHAASFDDPERLLLAIQLLQHAYKLNHKAQVHTLIDRCEMRLKRLQQLGVNLDFYRTPPEASSNSQTVGINIPRVLELLLASPLSLEEVLEKQGGAINA; encoded by the coding sequence ATGGGATTGATCGATCAACAGAATAGAATGAAAGCACTCAGCGCACTAGAAGCAGAACAAGTGACGCTGACCGCATCGGCACAGCAAGCGGATGTGAACAATCATGAATATTCTATTTTAGAAATTTCGTTAAATAACGAGATTAATAAAATTCGATCAATGCCCTCTCTTGAACTCCGCTCACAATATAAGCGCGACTACTTCTTGCCGAAGTGGTTGCCATATGCGCACGACTATTTCAAACAAGGGGTGAAATATCAAAATGATGTTGTTGGCTACTGCATTATCTATTTGTTTGATGTTGGAGATTTTACGCAAGCACTTGAACTGGCAAACAGAGCCATTGCAGACGGCCAAAAATTGCCGTTCCACGTCAAACGCACAATCCCCGCGTTTGTCGCAGACGAAATCTACAACTGGACAGAACACACTATTCGCATGGGTGAAAGCGTACAGCCGTTTTTTAATCAAGTATTTCAAAACGTGGCGATGTCGTGGCAACTCATGGAAATAATCAGTGCGAAGTGGTTCAAGCTTGCTGCAACACTGCTCATTCTTAGCAATAAGAAAGCGCATGCAGCAAGTTTTGACGACCCAGAACGCTTACTTCTAGCGATACAGCTTTTACAGCACGCTTACAAACTCAATCATAAAGCGCAAGTGCACACACTGATTGATCGTTGCGAAATGCGACTAAAAAGGCTGCAACAGCTAGGCGTAAACCTCGATTTTTATCGTACTCCACCAGAGGCAAGCAGTAATAGCCAAACCGTGGGAATCAATATTCCTCGCGTGCTTGAGCTACTACTCGCTTCGCCTCTCTCCCTCGAAGAAGTCTTAGAGAAACAAGGAGGCGCGATCAATGCTTAA
- a CDS encoding phage major capsid protein, P2 family, whose translation MFNQVIDLVAKRYGIDPNVLRLGQSFSVKPTEAAELAGNIQQKSDFLKKINVIGVTNIKGRKIWGATEKAITGRKSDGRYLANIEASENEYELHATDTGVIIPWEYFDNLAGLGINKLMAGIADFVSTQTALDQCQIGWHGESAAKDTKDAELKDVNIGWIKQLELGRPQNVYTGGEDNQITIFGEGAEFANLDELALDLRQGLDQRHQNRNDLVFLVGRELASKEAKLISKKYGLTPTERAALGSNMLLGSFGGMEGFTPPNFPAKGAVVTTLSNLSIYYQNTSVRRALRNDEDKKGYVNSYYRNEGYVVEDLGLMTAIKAENVVLGS comes from the coding sequence TTGTTTAATCAAGTTATTGATCTCGTAGCTAAACGCTACGGCATTGACCCAAATGTATTGCGCTTGGGTCAATCCTTTTCGGTAAAACCGACAGAAGCGGCAGAACTTGCAGGCAATATCCAACAGAAATCGGACTTTCTGAAAAAAATTAACGTGATTGGTGTAACCAACATTAAAGGCCGAAAAATTTGGGGCGCAACGGAAAAAGCCATTACGGGCCGTAAATCAGATGGTCGCTATCTTGCAAATATTGAAGCGTCAGAGAACGAATATGAATTACACGCAACAGACACGGGCGTGATTATTCCGTGGGAATACTTTGACAACCTTGCAGGCTTAGGCATCAACAAATTAATGGCAGGTATTGCAGACTTCGTCAGCACACAAACTGCATTAGACCAATGTCAAATCGGCTGGCACGGCGAAAGCGCTGCAAAAGACACCAAAGACGCAGAATTGAAAGATGTAAACATCGGTTGGATTAAGCAGCTTGAATTAGGTCGCCCGCAAAATGTTTACACCGGTGGCGAAGACAATCAAATCACTATTTTTGGTGAGGGTGCAGAATTCGCCAACTTAGACGAATTAGCGTTAGACCTCCGTCAAGGTTTAGATCAGCGCCATCAAAACCGCAATGATTTAGTGTTCTTAGTGGGCCGTGAATTAGCCTCAAAAGAAGCGAAACTCATCAGCAAAAAATACGGTTTAACGCCGACCGAGCGTGCGGCATTAGGCTCAAATATGTTGCTGGGTTCATTTGGTGGTATGGAAGGCTTCACACCGCCGAACTTCCCAGCGAAAGGCGCAGTAGTAACCACGCTATCAAACTTAAGTATTTATTACCAAAACACCAGCGTACGCCGTGCTTTACGTAACGATGAAGACAAAAAAGGCTACGTCAATAGCTATTACCGCAATGAAGGCTATGTAGTAGAAGATTTAGGTCTGATGACTGCAATTAAAGCCGAAAACGTGGTTCTAGGCTCGTAA
- a CDS encoding GPO family capsid scaffolding protein, with translation MDKIKLSTDWICIATSGATVDGREISAKDVLDMAETYDPKEYTALIWAEHFRWSNYGQVLEVKAEEKDGQAKLYAKISPNAQLLSVNQQGQKLFTSIEIYPNFNNTGKAYLGGLAITDSPASRGTTQLNFSARNIPDGTQFGAPEEFKFTVQEQESQLDEEQVKRAFSALRRFFFGDEHKKTKVEPTFNLADIGSPQQQEEFSLTKEELTAAIAAGVTQAFAAQNQAQEPKAPSKPAPKPEEAETVTKKEYNALKAQFDELSNKFNALSTQAVTQTPAGAPENFTAAQTPIF, from the coding sequence ATGGACAAAATCAAACTATCAACAGACTGGATTTGCATCGCAACCAGCGGTGCAACAGTGGATGGGCGCGAAATTAGCGCAAAAGACGTACTCGATATGGCCGAAACTTACGACCCGAAAGAGTACACGGCGCTGATTTGGGCTGAGCATTTCCGCTGGTCGAATTACGGCCAAGTGTTGGAAGTGAAAGCAGAAGAAAAAGACGGCCAAGCGAAGTTATACGCAAAAATCAGCCCGAATGCTCAACTGCTATCAGTCAATCAGCAAGGGCAGAAACTCTTCACCAGCATTGAAATTTACCCAAATTTCAATAATACGGGTAAAGCGTATTTAGGCGGTTTAGCAATCACAGACAGCCCCGCAAGCCGTGGCACAACGCAGTTAAATTTCAGCGCACGCAATATCCCAGACGGCACACAGTTCGGTGCGCCAGAGGAATTTAAATTCACGGTGCAAGAGCAAGAATCACAACTCGATGAAGAACAAGTAAAACGTGCATTTAGCGCTTTACGCAGATTCTTCTTCGGTGATGAGCATAAAAAAACAAAAGTCGAACCGACTTTTAACTTAGCCGATATTGGCAGCCCTCAACAACAAGAGGAATTTTCTTTGACTAAAGAAGAACTTACCGCAGCTATCGCTGCGGGTGTAACACAGGCATTCGCTGCTCAGAATCAAGCACAAGAGCCAAAAGCGCCAAGCAAACCTGCACCGAAGCCCGAAGAAGCGGAAACGGTAACGAAAAAAGAATACAACGCATTAAAAGCACAGTTTGATGAATTATCAAATAAGTTTAATGCGTTAAGCACGCAAGCAGTAACGCAAACCCCAGCAGGTGCGCCAGAGAATTTCACGGCTGCACAAACACCAATTTTCTAA
- a CDS encoding terminase large subunit domain-containing protein, whose protein sequence is MKTTEKLKKRKSRYSEETIFEARFLYLKKYTPQEIAKELGLNSPRPIYYWAEKYNWRNMLGERGVEELIALRIVTLIERESKTKEEIEELNALIDRDIQYKAQRAKAHKKAQAVGNSQEFANSDRDDDAPKKERKKAVKNDISHITDEMFAPFLESLFKYQLHMREHLDRAVRILLKSRQIGATYYFAFEALEQAIKTGDNQIFLSASKRQSEIFKTYIVKMARQYFNVELKGNPIILSNGAELHFLSTNKSTAQGYHGHVYGDEFAWLRNFEEFYTVSSAMATHKKWRETYFSTPSSRLHESYAFWSGEMWKGEDRSRKDVIFPTVSDYRDGGRDCPDGAWRYVVTIEDALKGGAGSLFDIDALKQKYSTHAFNQLFMCHWVDDADSIFTILHLLKCSVDIGKWSDFDPESDRPFGNREVWGGYDPAESFDGASFVIVAPPMVHGEKYRVLARYQWFGLSYLWQEGQIKDLMKRYNFSYIGIDANGVGYGVYNNLKNAARRIVEPVPYTPDAKTEMVLKVHNLVENSMIEWNEQESDIPAAFLMVKQTATRNSGKITYVAERNMKSQHADVFWAIANAINRKQLDDSKPKRRSRVVIGG, encoded by the coding sequence ATGAAAACAACTGAGAAATTAAAAAAGCGTAAATCACGCTATTCGGAAGAAACGATCTTTGAAGCTCGTTTTTTGTACTTAAAGAAATATACCCCGCAAGAAATTGCGAAAGAACTGGGCTTGAATTCGCCACGCCCGATTTACTACTGGGCAGAAAAATACAACTGGCGAAATATGCTAGGGGAACGAGGGGTAGAAGAACTTATTGCTTTACGTATCGTGACGCTAATCGAACGTGAGAGCAAAACAAAAGAAGAAATTGAAGAGCTGAATGCGCTGATTGATAGAGATATTCAGTATAAAGCGCAGCGAGCAAAGGCACACAAAAAAGCGCAAGCGGTCGGAAATTCTCAAGAATTTGCAAATAGTGATCGTGATGACGATGCGCCCAAAAAAGAGCGCAAAAAAGCGGTTAAGAATGACATTTCGCACATTACGGATGAAATGTTTGCACCGTTTTTGGAATCGCTCTTTAAGTATCAGCTACATATGCGTGAGCATCTTGATCGTGCGGTGCGTATTCTCTTAAAGAGCCGTCAAATTGGCGCAACTTATTACTTTGCGTTTGAAGCATTAGAACAGGCTATTAAGACGGGCGATAATCAGATCTTTCTTTCTGCTTCTAAGCGCCAGTCTGAGATTTTTAAAACCTACATTGTAAAAATGGCACGTCAGTATTTTAATGTAGAACTAAAAGGCAATCCGATTATTTTAAGTAATGGCGCTGAGCTGCACTTCTTATCAACCAATAAAAGTACGGCGCAAGGCTATCACGGCCACGTGTACGGCGATGAATTTGCGTGGTTGCGTAACTTTGAAGAGTTCTACACTGTGTCGTCAGCAATGGCAACGCATAAAAAATGGCGTGAGACGTATTTCTCGACCCCCTCAAGCCGATTGCACGAATCTTATGCTTTCTGGTCGGGAGAGATGTGGAAAGGGGAAGACCGCTCACGCAAGGACGTTATTTTCCCAACTGTAAGCGATTATCGTGACGGTGGGCGTGATTGCCCAGATGGCGCTTGGCGCTATGTGGTTACGATCGAAGATGCGCTGAAAGGTGGAGCAGGTTCATTATTTGATATTGATGCGCTTAAGCAAAAATATAGCACACACGCATTCAATCAGCTCTTTATGTGCCATTGGGTAGATGATGCGGATTCCATTTTTACGATTTTGCACTTGCTGAAATGTTCGGTCGATATCGGTAAATGGTCTGATTTTGACCCCGAAAGCGATCGCCCGTTTGGTAATCGTGAGGTATGGGGCGGGTACGACCCCGCAGAGAGTTTTGACGGCGCAAGCTTTGTGATTGTTGCGCCCCCAATGGTGCACGGTGAGAAATATCGGGTACTGGCTCGTTACCAGTGGTTCGGGTTGTCTTATTTATGGCAAGAAGGGCAAATTAAAGACTTAATGAAGCGGTATAACTTCTCATATATCGGTATTGATGCAAACGGAGTTGGCTACGGTGTTTACAACAATCTGAAAAACGCCGCACGCCGAATCGTTGAACCCGTGCCGTACACGCCAGATGCAAAAACAGAAATGGTACTGAAAGTACATAACTTGGTCGAAAATTCAATGATTGAATGGAATGAGCAAGAAAGCGATATTCCAGCAGCGTTCCTAATGGTGAAACAGACCGCTACCCGCAATTCGGGAAAAATTACGTATGTTGCGGAACGCAACATGAAATCACAACACGCTGACGTGTTTTGGGCGATTGCGAATGCAATCAATCGTAAACAGTTAGATGATAGTAAACCAAAACGCCGATCACGCGTGGTTATCGGCGGATAA
- a CDS encoding phage portal protein — MTKNLTQSQNQKPKKHYSVLPFRDGGETAAPALDYVGLSYSDVFKCYETPVNRFALAKLPYQNAQHCGILNSRANMIAAGYKRGALSLMDMRALVLNLIQFGDVGLLKLRNAFGKVVGLHVLSSLYLRKRKDGGYRYIVRNSIYDTSFNEEMDFSEKDVIFIRLYDPAQQVYGLPDYLGGLQSALLNSDATIFRRRYYKNGAHMGFILYTTDPDMDEEIEDELAEKIANSRGVGNFRSIFLNIPGGDPDGVKVIPIGDTGKKDEFGTIKNISAQDVLTAHRFPPGLSGIIPTTGSFGDPLKIREAYQSDEVFPMRNLIADAVNSDREISGELRLIFEEIASNNNEK, encoded by the coding sequence ATGACGAAAAATCTTACACAATCTCAAAATCAAAAGCCGAAAAAGCATTATTCGGTTCTGCCGTTCCGTGACGGTGGCGAGACGGCAGCGCCCGCACTGGATTACGTTGGCTTAAGCTATAGCGATGTATTTAAGTGTTATGAAACGCCTGTGAATCGCTTTGCGTTGGCGAAATTGCCGTATCAAAACGCTCAACACTGTGGCATTTTAAATAGCCGTGCAAATATGATCGCAGCGGGCTATAAACGAGGGGCGCTTAGCTTAATGGATATGCGAGCGTTGGTGCTTAACTTGATTCAGTTCGGCGATGTGGGCTTGCTTAAATTACGCAATGCGTTTGGTAAAGTCGTTGGGTTGCACGTGCTGTCATCGCTCTATCTGCGTAAGCGTAAAGATGGAGGGTATCGCTATATTGTGCGTAATTCGATTTATGACACGTCGTTCAACGAAGAAATGGACTTTAGCGAGAAAGATGTGATTTTTATCCGCTTGTATGACCCCGCTCAGCAAGTTTACGGCTTGCCTGATTATTTGGGCGGTTTGCAGTCTGCCTTGCTGAATAGCGATGCAACTATCTTCCGCAGACGCTACTATAAGAACGGGGCGCATATGGGCTTTATTCTTTATACAACTGACCCCGACATGGATGAGGAAATTGAAGATGAACTCGCTGAAAAGATCGCAAATTCGCGCGGCGTGGGTAACTTCCGTTCAATCTTTCTTAATATTCCAGGGGGCGACCCTGACGGCGTGAAAGTGATTCCGATCGGCGACACGGGCAAAAAAGACGAATTCGGCACAATCAAAAATATTTCGGCCCAAGACGTTCTGACTGCACACCGTTTCCCCCCTGGCTTAAGTGGTATTATTCCGACCACAGGTAGTTTTGGCGACCCCTTAAAAATTCGGGAAGCGTATCAGTCGGACGAAGTTTTCCCGATGCGAAATTTGATTGCTGATGCAGTAAATTCAGACCGTGAAATTAGTGGCGAGTTACGATTAATCTTTGAGGAAATTGCAAGTAATAACAACGAAAAATAA
- a CDS encoding type II toxin-antitoxin system HicB family antitoxin, with translation MFYVVCLEKVSDGYVVSVPDVPGCFSAGDTFAEALHNVKEAIAFHIEGMLEDGDEIPQPHELEEHLDNPEYQGLLFSGVEVDLTHLMGKSEKINVTLPSLLIRKIDELVAQNPEYKTRSGFLAQVATERVFAHS, from the coding sequence ATGTTTTATGTGGTTTGTTTAGAAAAAGTCAGTGATGGTTATGTGGTATCCGTTCCAGATGTTCCAGGTTGTTTTTCTGCAGGTGATACCTTTGCTGAAGCATTACATAATGTAAAAGAAGCAATCGCCTTCCATATTGAAGGAATGCTAGAAGACGGAGACGAGATTCCACAACCGCACGAGCTTGAAGAGCACTTAGATAATCCAGAATATCAAGGGTTATTATTCTCAGGCGTGGAAGTGGATTTAACCCACTTAATGGGTAAATCTGAAAAAATCAATGTAACCCTACCGTCATTATTAATTCGCAAAATTGACGAATTAGTAGCTCAAAATCCTGAGTATAAAACCCGCAGTGGTTTTCTTGCTCAAGTTGCGACCGAACGTGTATTCGCTCACAGCTAA
- a CDS encoding type II toxin-antitoxin system HicA family toxin — MEETLDSHSAIKMILADGWYLDRVKGSHHQYKHPTKKGTVTIPHPRKDLGHLEKSIKKQAGLA; from the coding sequence ATGGAGGAAACGTTGGATAGTCACTCAGCAATCAAAATGATTCTAGCCGATGGCTGGTATTTAGACCGAGTAAAAGGCAGTCATCATCAGTATAAACACCCCACAAAAAAAGGTACGGTCACCATACCACACCCACGAAAAGATTTGGGGCATTTAGAAAAAAGTATTAAGAAACAAGCGGGGCTGGCGTAA